Proteins co-encoded in one Cygnus olor isolate bCygOlo1 chromosome 6, bCygOlo1.pri.v2, whole genome shotgun sequence genomic window:
- the INSIG2 gene encoding insulin-induced gene 2 protein isoform X2, with translation MDRHLGEPHKFKREWSSVMRCVAVFVGINHASAKVDFANNIQLSLTLAALSIGLWWTFDRSRSGFGLGVGIAFLATLVSQFLVYNGVYQYTSPDFLYVRSWLPCIFFAGGITMGNIGRQLAMYECKVIAEKSHED, from the exons ATGGACAGACATCTGGGAGAGCCACATAAATTTAAGAGAGAATGGTCCAGTGTGATGCGATGTGTAGCAGTCTTTGTGGGAATAAATCATGCCAGCGCT AAAGTGGATTTTGCCAACAATATCCAGTTGTCTCTGACATTAGCAGCCCTATCAATTGGACTGTGGTGGACATTTGATAGATCACGAAGTGGCTTTGGTCTTGGAGTAGGAATTGCTTTCCTGGCCACATTGGTGTCACAGTTTCTGGTCTACAATGGAGTTTATCA atacACATCTCCAGATTTCCTTTATGTTCGTTCCTGGTTGCCATGTATATTTTTTGCTGGTGGAATAACTATGGGCAATATTGGCAGGCAGCTGGCAATG taTGAATGCAAAGTCATTGCAGAGAAGTCTCACGAGGACTGA
- the INSIG2 gene encoding insulin-induced gene 2 protein isoform X1, whose amino-acid sequence MAENDAMPTLPKKCGPYISSVTSRGMNLVIRGIVLFFIGVFLALVLNLLQIQRNVTLFPPDVITSIFSSAWWVPPCCGTASAVIGLLYPCMDRHLGEPHKFKREWSSVMRCVAVFVGINHASAKVDFANNIQLSLTLAALSIGLWWTFDRSRSGFGLGVGIAFLATLVSQFLVYNGVYQYTSPDFLYVRSWLPCIFFAGGITMGNIGRQLAMYECKVIAEKSHED is encoded by the exons ATGGCGGAAAATGATGCAATGCCAACCTTACCAAAAAAGTGTGGTCCATACATTTCATCTGTAACCAGTCGTGGCATGAATTTGGTAATTCGTGGTATAGTGCTGTTTTTTATTGGCGTATTTCTTGCATTAGTATTAAACTTGCTTCAGATCCAGAGAAACGTTACTCTCTTCCCCCCTGATGTGATCACAAGCATCTTCTCCTCAGCTTGGTGGGTGCCACCTTGCTGTGGCACGGCGTCAG CTGTGATTGGGTTACTGTACCCATGCATGGACAGACATCTGGGAGAGCCACATAAATTTAAGAGAGAATGGTCCAGTGTGATGCGATGTGTAGCAGTCTTTGTGGGAATAAATCATGCCAGCGCT AAAGTGGATTTTGCCAACAATATCCAGTTGTCTCTGACATTAGCAGCCCTATCAATTGGACTGTGGTGGACATTTGATAGATCACGAAGTGGCTTTGGTCTTGGAGTAGGAATTGCTTTCCTGGCCACATTGGTGTCACAGTTTCTGGTCTACAATGGAGTTTATCA atacACATCTCCAGATTTCCTTTATGTTCGTTCCTGGTTGCCATGTATATTTTTTGCTGGTGGAATAACTATGGGCAATATTGGCAGGCAGCTGGCAATG taTGAATGCAAAGTCATTGCAGAGAAGTCTCACGAGGACTGA